One part of the Epinephelus fuscoguttatus linkage group LG12, E.fuscoguttatus.final_Chr_v1 genome encodes these proteins:
- the gja2 gene encoding gap junction protein, alpha 2, whose product MGDWNLLGKLLESAQEHSTVVGKVWLTVLFIFRILVLGAAAEKVWGDEQSGFTCDTKQPGCQNVCYDKTFPISHIRFWVMQIIFVSTPTLIYLGHILHLVRMEEKEKQKEKDIAIQNEKHQQLVVTKAKKAPIKDNQGHVRLKGALLRTYVFNIIFKTLFEVAFIVAQYFLYGFELKPMYTCDRWPCPNVVNCYISRPTEKTIFILFMLAVASVSLLLNLVEMYHLGFKKCHQGLRYRRSKDAKALTEPVMPYVPNYNYFAGHPAVPEPFPTDTKYSMAEPNSAFSPYNSKVVYKQNRDNMAVERKGKADGDDVKERKISSPVSELPIENQRRNSQSSKHSNNKSRLDDLKI is encoded by the coding sequence ATGGGGGACTGGAACTTGTTGGGGAAGCTGTTGGAGAGTGCCCAGGAACACTCCACCGTTGTGGGCAAAGTCTGGCTGACAGTGCTGTTCATCTTCCGCATCCTGGTGCTGGGAGCTGCCGCAGAGAAGGTGTGGGGCGATGAGCAGTCCGGCTTTACATGTGACACCAAGCAGCCCGGTTGTCAGAACGTCTGCTATGACAAGACCTTCCCAATTTCTCACATCCGCTTCTGGGTGATGCAGATCATCTTTGTCTCCACGCCAACTCTTATTTACCTGGGTCACATCCTTCATCTGGTCCGCATGGAGGAAaaggagaaacagaaagagaaggaCATTGCCATCCAAAATGAAAAGCACCAGCAGTTAGTTGTCACCAAAGCTAAGAAGGCCCCAATTAAAGACAACCAGGGCCATGTACGTTTGAAAGGCGCACTGCTGCGAACCTACGTGTTCAACATTATTTTCAAAACCTTGTTTGAAGTGGCCTTTATTGTGGCTCAGTACTTCCTTTATGGTTTTGAGCTCAAGCCGATGTACACCTGCGATCGCTGGCCTTGCCCTAATGTGGTGAACTGCTACATCTCTCGACCCACCGAGAAGACGATCTTCATCCTCTTCATGCTGGCTGTGGCCTCCGTCTCCCTTCTGCTTAACCTGGTGGAAATGTACCATCTAGGCTTCAAAAAGTGCCACCAGGGCCTTCGTTACAGACGATCAAAGGATGCCAAGGCCCTAACTGAGCCGGTCATGCCCTATGTCCCAAACTATAACTACTTTGCTGGTCATCCTGCAGTGCCGGAACCTTTCCCCACAGACACAAAGTACAGCATGGCAGAGCCAAACTCTGCCTTCAGCCCCTACAACAGCAAAGTGGTTTACAAGCAGAACAGAGATAATATGGCTGTAGAGAGAAAAGGTAAAGCAGATGGAGATGATGTAAAGGAGAGGAAAATCTCCAGCCCTGTCTCTGAGTTGCCCATTGAAAATCAGCGTAGAAACAGTCAGTCAAGCAAGCACAGCAATAACAAGAGCAGGCTAGATGACCTGAAGATCTAG